GCCAGCGCTCCTAGAGCAATGGCATCATTTCCGATCATAAACATTCGTTTATGTCCGTCCGCTTCGTTTAAGAATAAGTCCGTTCGATCAAACCCTAGTTCATCTTTTAAAAAGGAAGCACCTGCTTCAATAGCCTTCATATTATTTTCAACAACCTTCTCCCCTTTTTTTCCATATGTATCTATCACTACTTCTTTAAAAAGGGAAGGATTTAAATCTAATACGGCACTTGTTGCCCCTATAGCAACCATATTCTTCATTAATGAAGTGCCAAGTTCCGTTGCAATTTCCGTAAAAGGAACAGAGTAAAGAGTAATGTGCTCATTCTCCTCTATGGAAGGCTTACATTTGGCATCAGCCAAAATAATTCCACCTTTCCTTAACTCTCTGCTATTTACATCAATTGTTTCTTGATCAAAAGCAACTAAAATGTCTAGATCATCGGAAATCGCTCTAACTGGACTTGTACTCACCCTTATTTTATTATTTGTATGTCCTCCTTTTATACGAGAGGAAAAATGCCGATATCCATACAAATGATAGCCTAACCTGTTTAAAGTAGTAGCAAAAACTTCTCCTGTACTTTCAATACCCTCACCTTGTTGACCTCCAACTTTCCATGAAAGTTGATCCATCATTTTCTACACCCCTTTTAAGACTGCTTGAAAGTTTTCTGCAAAAATTTCTCCTTCATACTATTAGTATATGAATAATATTTGATAGATCTAAACGCTTCCATTTTAGACTTAATGACAAAAAAAAACAAGAGAAAACCCTTATTTTTTCGAAAAATCCGATTTTTCGGAATGTTTTAGGCAATAAAACGAGTCATGAAATTTTCAAACAATATCTTCTTTACTACGGTTTCCGAATAATGTTGTTGCAAGAGCTCAATCAAATTGGAATAACAATCATATCTTTCTAATTCAGCAACACATCCATCCATCCCATCAAAATCTGAACCTAACCCTATATGGTCATCTCCAACTATTGAACCTATATAATCAATATGTTTTAATACATCCGACAGTTTTACAAATCGGTTTTCATTTAAAAATTCTGGTACAAAGGTTACACCAATTACTCCATTTTTGTTGGCCATTTCGAGAAGCTGCTCATCGGTTAAATTTCTTGGATGAGGACAAATTTTATAAGCATTTGAATGAGTAGCTACAGGATATTTAGCTACTGTCATGACATCCCAAAAGCTTTTTTCGTTTAAGTGCGATAAGTCTGTCCATATTTTAAAGGAATTGAGTAGTTCACACACTTTTTGTCCATAAAGCGATAACCCACCTCTTGATTTTTCAAGCGCACCATCTGCAACTAAGTTGGAAAAATTCCACGTTAATCCTACCGAGCGGATTCCTAAATGGTATAAATGATTAAGCCGAGAAGGTTGATCACCAAGTGCTTCACATCCTTCTAAAGTAAGAATAATCCCTATTTCATCAGTTTGAATTTTTTTTATATCCTCCTTTAAGAGAATAAGTTTAATAAATGAATATTTATGAAAAATCTTCTTATAAAAGATGTCTATTTGCGCAAGGGCAATATCCCATTTTTGATCACTAGGAATCGTTTCAGGCACAAATATAGCTAAACATTGTATAGATTGTTGACTTTCCTTTAGCATTGATATTGTCGTTTGCAACCTTGGATCGTCCCATTCATTTATCGATGGATCTTTCCAAAGCTTAAACAATAAGTCACAATGGGCATCAAACCTTCTCATCAATTCACCACCATTTAAGAGCTGATCTTAAGAAAACCGCAAGCTAAATAGAGACCTATTTATATACTCCCTCATTAAAGTAACGTTTTCTCTAAATATTTCTGTTTTTCTCAGGATTTCATTTTTCATAAGAAACTGATTGAAAGAAATCATGCGTATAGATTGTCATTTTGGACATGAGGGTATACTTTCTTACTCTGTAAAAATGAACCTGCTTACCTAAAGGCAAACAGGCTCATAGTAATTGTTTTTTTCAAGTTTCATTTCTATTTTATCGAGGTTCAATAATCAGCTTAATTGCCGTACGTTCTTCACCATCAATTTGTATATCAGTAAAGGCTGGAATACAAATTAAATCAACTCCACTAGGTGCAACAAACCCACGTGCAATTGCTACTGCTTTAACCGCTTGGTTTAAGGCACCTGCTCCTATCGCTTGAATTTCCGCAGCTCCTCTTTCACGTAAAACTCCTGCTAAAGCACCTGCAACAGAATTTGGATTTGATTTCGCTGATACTTTCAATATTTCCAATTAGAGTTCCTCCTTATTTTCCATTCGTTAGAACAGACATTATTAGAATAATTGCAAATACAAGGTCTACTTGACCCTAAGATGGTTTTCTAATAAATACTATATTCACTAAGGAGTAACAGTATTCCTGCATTGTAAAAGCCTTTTTCAAAAAATTCTAAAATTAAGGACGATTTACTCAAAAAACATATGATCGTCATTAATTAAAATTCGGTCAATTTTCTTAGATTTCCCCGTGCGATCATCAATTTGAATCACAACTCCACTTAATTGTGTTCGACCAGTGTCAACATCAAATCTAACAGGCAGGCTTGTCTGAAACTTTTTTATCACTGCTTCTTTATTTACACCTAGTACACCGTCATAAGGTCCTGTCATTCCTACATCTGAAATATAGGCAGTTCCTTGTGAAAGGACACGGTTGTCTGCGGTTTGAACATGAGTATGTGTTCCTACTACTGCAGACACTTTTCCGTCAAGAAACCAGCCTATCGCTTGCTTTTCACTTGTCGCTTCAGCATGAAAATCAACAAAAATATAGTTTGTCCTTTTTGAAGCCTCTTCGACCAATGGCTCGATCACTTTAAATGGGTCATCAATTGCAGGTAAAAAGGTTCTCCCTTGAAGGTTAATAACCGCCACTTCTTTATTTCCAGATAAGGGATAAAAAGCAATCCCTTTCCCTGGTGTTCCTTCAGGATAATTGGCAGGCCTAACTAAAAATTTCGCTTCATCTATGAACTCAAATATTTCCCTTTTATCCCATGCGTGATTTCCTAAAGTAATGATTTGCGCACCAGTTTCACGAATTTGATGATAAATTTTTTTGCGTAATTCCTTTGCCATGCGCAGCCATTTTCTCCATTGACAATCGTCAAATCAGGTCTATATTTATTCTTTAACTTAGGTAAATACTCACCTAACATTTCACGACCGGGTGATCCAACTACATCACCTATAAATAATATTTTCATTTTATGTAACCCTTTCTTATGTATTCTATTTTGAAATTTCAAATACTATCTACACAAAAATAAAGTGGCACTTAAAGCACCACTTTATTTCGCATACTCAACAGCCCTTGTTTCACGTATTACCGTAATTTTAATGTGCCCTGGATAGTCCAAATCATTCTCAATCTGCTTTCGGATATCTCTAGCTAAACGGTGTGCTTCAAGGTCATCCACTGAATCAGGCTTCACTAATATTCGAATTTCTCTCCCTGCTTGGATAGCAAAAGATTTTTCAACTCCTGCATGAGATTCGGAAATTTCTTCTAGTTTTTCTAAACGTTTAATATAATTTTCAAGTGTCTCACTTCTTGCACCAGGACGTGCGGCAGATAAGGCGTCTGCTCGCTGCTGCGACTAACACTGCAATAACAGATGTTGCTTCTGTATCTCCATGATGTGAAGCAATACTATTAATTACAACAGGATGCTCTTTATACTTGGTAGCAAGTTCAACACCTATTTCAACATGACTTCCTTCTACCTCATGGTCTATTGCTTTTCCTATATCATGAAGCAATCCTGCTCTTCGTGCGAGCATTTGGTCTTCTCCCAATTCTGCTGCCATTAAACCTGTTAAAAAGGCAACCTCTATTGAGTGCTTTAACACATTCTGACCATAACTTGTTCTAAATTTTAGTCTTCCTAAAATTTTAATTAAGTCTGGATGAAGTCCATGAACTCCTACCTCAAAGGTGGTTTGTTCACCTGCCTCACGAATGTATTCATCCACTTCTCTACGAGACTTTTCAACCATTTCCTCAATTCGTGCCGGATGAATTCTTCCGTCTTGAACGAGTTTATCTAATGCAATCCTAGCCGTCTCTCGACGAATTGGATCAAATCCTGATAAAATCACCGCTTCTGGAGTGTCGTCAATGATTAAATCGATCCCAGTTAAAGTTTCCAGTGTACGGATGTTGCGACCTTCTCGACCAATAATACGACCTTTCATTTCATCATTCGGTAAATTGACTACAGACACGGTTGTTTCTGCTACATGATCTGCTGCGCATCTTTGTAAGGCAAGCGATAGAATCTCTTTTGCTTTTTTATCTGATTCTTCTTTCGCATGTTGCTCTGCTTCCTTAATTTTCACAGCTACTTCATGAGAAAGCTCCTTTTCCGAACGGTCAAGAATAATCGATTTGGCCTGATCTTTTGTTAAGCCGGAAATACGTTCAAGCTCGGATTGCTGTTTACGTACCATCTCGTCCACTTTGCTTTCCATCTCTTCAATATGCTGTTGTTTATCCGTCAGTACACCTTCTTTTTGTTCAAGTGTATTCTCACGTTTATTTAAAGTGCTGTCTTTTCGATCTAAGTTCTCTTCTTTTTGAACTAACCGATTTTCAAGTTTTTGAAGCTCATTTCGGCGATCACGTATTTCTTTTTCTGCTTCTGTTCGCAGTTTATGAATTTCGTCTTTTGCTTCTAACAAAGCTTCTTTCTTTGTTGCTTCAGCTTCACGCTTAGCATCATCTAAAATTTGCGTTGCGGCAGCGGTAGCTCCCGCTATTTTAGCCTCTGCAAATACTTTCCTGATAAAATAGCCAACAACGACACCGACGATAAGGAGCAAAATGGAGATGATCCACCATAACAGATCCATAATGTCACCTCCTCTTGCTATGAACTTTATTCATTTCATTTCATTTAAATTGGTTAGCATGTACATTCTTTAAGTTCAAAGTCAGCGCTTTAATCGCTAATCTACGAAGTGTTAAATATACAATCTAATTGTAATTGTGGGAATTTTTATTGTCAAGCAAGCAATAAGTAAGTAAAAATTCCTCTATATGAAACTACAATCTTCATTATTGTAACACATTTTTTATTTATTAACGAATTTCTTAACTTGCTTTATTCATAAAAAATTAAAACCAGACTTTGTCTGGTTTTAATCGTTCATTCTTATTTATTTTCATCTAGTTCAAGCTGCTCTTGACCTTCCTCTAACTCGTCTGCACCTGTTTGCAAACCGTAATGTTTACGGATTTCTTCTTGAACAGTTTGAAGTATATCTGGGTTTTCTTTAAGGAACAGCTTCGCATTTTCTCTACCTTGACCTAGTCTTTCATCATTATAAGAATACCAAGAACCACTTTTTTGAATAATATCTAAATTAGAACCTAAATCGATAATTTCACCTTCTTTAGATATCCCTTCTCCATACATGATGTCGACTTCAGCTGTTCGAAATGGCGGTGCCACTTTGTTTTTGACAACTTTAATTCTCGTCTTATTTCCTACCATTTCATTTCCTTGTTTTAACGTTTCAGCTCTTCTAACCTCTAGACGGACAGATGAGTAAAACTTTAACGCTCTTCCACCAGGTGTCGTTTCTGGATTCCCAAACATGACACCAACCTTTTCACGAATTTGGTTTATAAAGATGGCAATTGTTTTCGATTTATTAATGGCACCTGATAACTTTCTTAATGCTTGAGACATGAGTCTTGCTTGAAGCCCAACATGCGCATCTCCCATTTCACCTTCTATTTCAGCCTTAGGAACTAATGCCGCCACTGAGTCAATGACGATAATATCTACAGCTCCACTTCTTACTAAGGCTTCAGCAATTTCAAGCGCTTGTTCCCCTGTGTCAGGCTGTGAAAGTAATAATTCTTCAATGTTTACACCTAAGTTTTTAGCATAGGTAGGGTCTAAAGCATGCTCAGCATCAATAAATGCAGCTTGGCCTCCTTGAGCCTGAACCTCTGCTATCGCGTGCAATGCAACAGTCGTTTTACCTGAGCTTTCTGGACCATATGTTTCAATGATTCGTCCACGAGGATACCCACCTATACCTAATGCAGCATCTAGTGCTAGAGATCCACTTGGGACAGTCGAGACTTTTCTGTCTGTTTGCTCACCTAACTTCATTATCGATCCTTTACCGAATTGTTTTTCTATTTGTTTAAGTGCCATATCTAAAGCAGCTTGGCGATCACTCATATTATTTTTCCTCCTATCCCTGTATGGAGCTTTGCAATTAACAAAACTCTTTCAATTAAACGGTAAGTTTAAGAATATTTAAACAGTGCTTTCGTTAGTATTTAGTCCTAGAACATACAGCGATGAACAGGATGTTCTAGCGCAGGCGTTAGTCACAAGAAGTGATTGCACTTAGTTGACGTTCTTTGATACTTGATAATCGCATCTTATGCTTATCGTGTCTTTTCAAAGCCCTTCAGCTTTTCTAATTTCCACTATCCTTACTATACCGTTATTTTTTCTATTTGCCAAGTGAAAAACGAATAAATGTTCGTTTTTTATATTTTTAAAAAAAACATTATTACACTAGAAAATTTAATTTTAATAGGATGTATTAAGACTATTTTTAACTCTCAAATACAGAAAACATTTTATTTAAGTGTGTAACAGCCTCTTTAAGTGTGTGTTCAAAAAGTAAGGAAAAAAGAGCCGAGAAGAACGAGGCGACGGAGCTATGAGCACCACAGTGTACGTTCTTTGTACATGAGGAGTGGAATAGCGAGACAACAAAGTTATTCGACTTCAATTTTTTCTAGGACTTTTTGAACAGCCTCTTTAATAAAATATAACAACCATAATTTGCTGAATACCTTCTAATCATTTCCCTTGTTCCAGATAACTTCAAAGAAAATGCTTCCGTTTGTTGGTTTCTTATAGATAACCCAACATAGACTGTACCAGGTTCATGATCCTCAAGCGCTTCTGGACCTGCAACCCCAGTAAAACTGATCCCAATATCCGTATTCGATATTTTTCTTACCTTCTCTGCCATTGCTTTTGCACATTGTTCACTTACTACTCCGTGTTTTTCGATCAGATCTGTTGGAACACCTAGAACTGTCATTTTCACCTCGTTCGAATACGACACAATGCTTCCTTTGAAAACAGAAGAAGCGCCCGATATTGCCGAGATCCATTGTGAAAAAAGGCCTCCAGTTAAACTTTCAGCGGCAGCGATCGTTTGTTTACTTTCAGTCAACTTTTTCATCAACTCAATCGGTAAAGTCGTCTCACCATAGCCGTAAAAATAATTTCCTACTCTTGCATGGATTTTTTGTTCAAGATGATCCAGATTTTCATCGATTTCATTTCTCTCCTTGCCTTTTGCAGTTAGACGAAGAGTTACCTCACCGCTTTTAGCTAAAGGAGCAATGGTTGGATTTTTTTGCATTTCTAAAAGATCGAGTATGTCTTCTTCTAATTTCGATTCCCCGATCCCAAAAAATCGCAAGACTCTTGACTTAATCATCTCTTCCATTTTTAATTGTTCTTTTACATAAGGAACTACATAATTCAAAACCATTGGTTTCATTTCACTTGGTGGCCCAGGTAGTAACAAATAATAGTGATCGTGATAGTTTAAAGCCATACCCGGTGCCATTCCATAATCATTTTTAAGAACATGGGCACCTTCTAAAACGAGCGCTTGCTTTTTATTATTTTGAGGCATTTCTTTATTTACTTTTTGGTAGTAGCCTTTTATAAAGTTTAGTGATGGTTCATCGTATATTAAAGGAATTCCCAACCGTTTTGATACCGTTTCTTTTGTTAAATCATCTTTGGTCGGACCTAATCCTCCAGTTAGTATGATAAGAGATGCCCTTTTTTCTGCCACGTTTAAAGCATCTAAAAGCCTTTGTTCATTATCTCCTACAACTGTATGATAATAAACATCCACACCCATCTCAGCAAGATATTCACTAATAAATTGAGCGTTTGTATTGGCGATTTGACCAAGTAGTAATTCCGAACCTACCGCGATTATTTCTGCGTTCATCATTCTTCCCCCTTTTAAAACCTAGTCTATTATTTATTAATTACTTAGAATGAATAAACGCATCTTTGTTTTTCGCAAAATAGTCCCAACCTGAAATAACAGTAAAAAATGTAGCGATCCATAAAAAGATCGTCGCGACTGGAATATGGATCAAATTAAATGGAATGTTATGTAATAAAAGTGCTGATACGGCAACAATTTGCGTCCAAGTTTTAATTTTCCCGAGCATATTTGCGGCAACCACTTCTCCGCTACCAGCAAGAACTAATCTTAACCCTGTTACAGCAAATTCCCTACTAATGATAATAATAACGATCCATGATGGAGCTAATCTGAGCTGTACTAAAATAATTAGCGCCGAAGAAACTAATAGTTTATCAGCTAGTGGATCTAAAAACTTCCCTAAATTGGTGACTAAGTTATGTTTTCTTGCCAAATGTCCATCAATCCAATCAGTAGTGGATGCAATAATAAATAATATCGCGCCCGCTAAATGAGAGATTGGTAGTGCTTCATTGCCAACTTGAATGGTGCCCCAATTAAAGTCGACAAGCATTAAGATCATAAATATTGGAATAAGCATAATTCGACTAATAGTAATTTTATTTGGTAAGTTCATTTTCATTTCCTCCATCACTATCACAATAAAAGCCATCGGCCTTCGATGACTTTTATTGTTCAGCTTGTTTATTTATAATTTTTATATTTTGAGGAAAATCCTCAGATTGGTACTCTAAATTAATTCCATTTACTTTTATTATTGTATTTGGAATACTTCCAATTCTTATGGTGGTGAACGAACTGTCCTTTAAAGGTATATTTCTTTTTTCACCTTCTGGAATCTCACCTTCAAACAGTTTTTCTTCGTTATCATTCGTAATTCTAACCCATGTTTTTGAATTTACAGCTTCTATTTCCACCTCAAATGAATCAGCATTTAAAAGCTCATAAACCCCTTCAAAGCCTGATTCAGCTTCCCCTACTTTTAGATCTACCTCAGGAGTCTTCTCTTCTTCTTCAGGCTGATCTTGCTCCTCATCTACAGGCTTTTCCGCCGGTTCTTCCTGGTCGCTCTCCTCATTATTTAATTCACTGCTTTGTTCTACCATTGTCTTTTCTTCAGGAGACGTTTGACTAGAACCTGGCCAATATGCTCTAAACGCCCAATAAATAAATACTAAAATCATTATGATGATAATCCAAACAAACAACTTAGGTAAAAGGTCTAATAGCTTAGCAAATGGTTTTGACAGTTCCCCCGTTGAATGCATTTGTGCAACTACATCTGTACGTTCTTGATTATTTGTAGAAGGAATCTCTTTTTGAAATTCTTGAAATAACTCTTCTACATCCAAATCAACAGCTTCAGCATATTGTTTAATAAAAGCTCTAATATAAAACTTTCCTGGTAATATATCATAATTCCCTTCTTCAATGGCAATTAGATAACGTTTTTGTATTTTCGTTAGACGTTGTATATCATCTAAAGTGTAATTTTTTTCAACCCTCGCTTCTTTCAAACGATTTCCTAGTTCTCCCAAAAACAAACACCTTCCAATGCTTAAAAATCAAATCCATTAAAACCTGAATGATCAAATAACCTGTGATCTTCAGTTTCCTCATATGTAATCACTTCGTCAGATGAATTCCTCAATTCAATTATATAATCGAAATCCTTTAATGTGTACTCGGTATTTTGAATAAAAATATCTGGATGCTCAACAACCTTTGTGGATGAAAGCCTCATGATTTCACGGACAAGTTGCAAATGACGCTCTGATCCTCTTCTTGTAGAAACGATGCCATCAATAATAAAAACATTTTCTTCGCTATACTCATCAGCAATTAACTGGCTACGGATCGTTTGTTTTAATAAGGTGGATGAAACAAAAAGCCATTTTTTATTCGCACAAACGCTTGAAGCCACAATTGACTCTGTTTTTCCAACCCTAGGCATCCCTCTAATTCCAATGAGTTTATGACCATCCTTTTTAAATAGCTCAGCAAGAAAATCAACTAGAAGCCCTAATTCATCACGTACGAAGCGAAAAGTCTTCTTATCATCAGCATCTCGTTGTATGTATCGCCCATGACGAACAGCTAAACGATCTCTTAATTTAGGTTCTCTAAGCTTTGTAACAACGATATTATTCATTGTTAACAAAATTGATTCTAAGCGCTTGATTTGTTCGTATTGCTCGCACTTTAGAAGAAGCCCCCCGTCTCGAATCATCCACACCGTTAATTGTAATAATATTAATAGAGAGCATTCCTAAAAGAGAAGATATATCTCCAAGTAAACCGGGCCGGTTCTTTTGTATTTGATATTCTAAGTACCATTCTTTATTCATAAAGTAGCCCCCTAAAAAACTCACCTTTACTATTAATAATAAGGGATTTTCTTCATTTAAGAAAGGCAATTTATTTATTGACATTAAATAATATGCATAATATAAAACAGAATAACAATCATTTCTAATATTATGATTACAAAAAAGAAACAATAGTAGCTGATCTCCCAATAATTCGCATCCTTTTTACTTTAAAATGGCGTAAAAATCTTTTATAACACTGTATGTGTCTAAATATTATATGATGAAATAAAAAATGATAAACATCAATTTAGATTAAAACCAATGTAAAAAGAGGATGTATAAACCATCCCCTTTAGTGTGTTCCATTATTTTGAACAAGTTTCACCATCATATTAGCAATGGCATGCTGTTCCTCACTAGAAGCAACACTCCATAGATCTGCTAATACTTTCTCTTGTGGATTTTTCGCCTCCACACTTTCGGCTAAATAGCTACCGATTTCATAGGCTAATGAAGATATCATCTCTTGATTTACT
This portion of the Bacillus carboniphilus genome encodes:
- a CDS encoding dipeptidase, which gives rise to MRRFDAHCDLLFKLWKDPSINEWDDPRLQTTISMLKESQQSIQCLAIFVPETIPSDQKWDIALAQIDIFYKKIFHKYSFIKLILLKEDIKKIQTDEIGIILTLEGCEALGDQPSRLNHLYHLGIRSVGLTWNFSNLVADGALEKSRGGLSLYGQKVCELLNSFKIWTDLSHLNEKSFWDVMTVAKYPVATHSNAYKICPHPRNLTDEQLLEMANKNGVIGVTFVPEFLNENRFVKLSDVLKHIDYIGSIVGDDHIGLGSDFDGMDGCVAELERYDCYSNLIELLQQHYSETVVKKILFENFMTRFIA
- the spoVS gene encoding stage V sporulation protein SpoVS, which gives rise to MEILKVSAKSNPNSVAGALAGVLRERGAAEIQAIGAGALNQAVKAVAIARGFVAPSGVDLICIPAFTDIQIDGEERTAIKLIIEPR
- the recA gene encoding recombinase RecA, with product MSDRQAALDMALKQIEKQFGKGSIMKLGEQTDRKVSTVPSGSLALDAALGIGGYPRGRIIETYGPESSGKTTVALHAIAEVQAQGGQAAFIDAEHALDPTYAKNLGVNIEELLLSQPDTGEQALEIAEALVRSGAVDIIVIDSVAALVPKAEIEGEMGDAHVGLQARLMSQALRKLSGAINKSKTIAIFINQIREKVGVMFGNPETTPGGRALKFYSSVRLEVRRAETLKQGNEMVGNKTRIKVVKNKVAPPFRTAEVDIMYGEGISKEGEIIDLGSNLDIIQKSGSWYSYNDERLGQGRENAKLFLKENPDILQTVQEEIRKHYGLQTGADELEEGQEQLELDENK
- a CDS encoding competence/damage-inducible protein A, whose product is MNAEIIAVGSELLLGQIANTNAQFISEYLAEMGVDVYYHTVVGDNEQRLLDALNVAEKRASLIILTGGLGPTKDDLTKETVSKRLGIPLIYDEPSLNFIKGYYQKVNKEMPQNNKKQALVLEGAHVLKNDYGMAPGMALNYHDHYYLLLPGPPSEMKPMVLNYVVPYVKEQLKMEEMIKSRVLRFFGIGESKLEEDILDLLEMQKNPTIAPLAKSGEVTLRLTAKGKERNEIDENLDHLEQKIHARVGNYFYGYGETTLPIELMKKLTESKQTIAAAESLTGGLFSQWISAISGASSVFKGSIVSYSNEVKMTVLGVPTDLIEKHGVVSEQCAKAMAEKVRKISNTDIGISFTGVAGPEALEDHEPGTVYVGLSIRNQQTEAFSLKLSGTREMIRRYSANYGCYILLKRLFKKS
- the pgsA gene encoding CDP-diacylglycerol--glycerol-3-phosphate 3-phosphatidyltransferase; the protein is MNLPNKITISRIMLIPIFMILMLVDFNWGTIQVGNEALPISHLAGAILFIIASTTDWIDGHLARKHNLVTNLGKFLDPLADKLLVSSALIILVQLRLAPSWIVIIIISREFAVTGLRLVLAGSGEVVAANMLGKIKTWTQIVAVSALLLHNIPFNLIHIPVATIFLWIATFFTVISGWDYFAKNKDAFIHSK
- a CDS encoding helix-turn-helix domain-containing protein, whose translation is MGELGNRLKEARVEKNYTLDDIQRLTKIQKRYLIAIEEGNYDILPGKFYIRAFIKQYAEAVDLDVEELFQEFQKEIPSTNNQERTDVVAQMHSTGELSKPFAKLLDLLPKLFVWIIIIMILVFIYWAFRAYWPGSSQTSPEEKTMVEQSSELNNEESDQEEPAEKPVDEEQDQPEEEEKTPEVDLKVGEAESGFEGVYELLNADSFEVEIEAVNSKTWVRITNDNEEKLFEGEIPEGEKRNIPLKDSSFTTIRIGSIPNTIIKVNGINLEYQSEDFPQNIKIINKQAEQ
- a CDS encoding DUF3243 domain-containing protein — encoded protein: MSVLENWDQWKDFLGDRLHSAEHEGVNQEMISSLAYEIGSYLAESVEAKNPQEKVLADLWSVASSEEQHAIANMMVKLVQNNGTH